A section of the Drosophila subobscura isolate 14011-0131.10 chromosome A, UCBerk_Dsub_1.0, whole genome shotgun sequence genome encodes:
- the LOC117900540 gene encoding uncharacterized protein LOC117900540, translating into MVMMGHQQTMLVLALLLSLLATPQAAIDKDEGKQSSSSSVRHNITGDQHNVINLSLHPGLPTTNEPPAAIDLTHARRLRDALNVFDLTLLADRWSSLESSGALGTNCSRDMRSYLSALSDSKMWAVKMDDASGHYTSGFFYGNNYWMGSLALCDAIDDGQTMAVAAAAGKDNNSSSRSAASEDAAHPNRNSGLPFAAAHTQAYSTVYNAPPPFVPGFYVIKMQLNETQPTEVMRTIYVGMCLPSSCSIPDIHEMSSYARVELPTRDLRVLDIRVPTDKEFNIWADKTFCLLIVVSGIVMALICCGTLYEIYLRRRLKEALRRQDKEMMNNSETSSGIGCASSDYSDTMTAHDDPLKQSSPHTSQSSSLKQLDQLVLNLPPPLTAHDNDSGNGHHDHHVHDHEREHEEDHHGSDSRSHNSNSDEHLEGHLHEPEKLSIYSELLLSFSAITNFNAICDRNVGADTIPCIHGLRAFSMAWVILGHTCIVVFKYSDNMEMRKKVEQNFFFQAITNGPFSVDTFFFISGFLISYIYFRTNAKGKLNKLSKGANEFTAGTAHFFGLVAYRFMRLTAPYLFVLGVVQVTMKYLAAYSIFDPPTMDHITCPDYWWRNILYINTLFPVDEMCMLWSWYLANDTQFYMIGAIILIVGVRHFKLSAITTLVFLVLSWITTAVIAFTNNHRPNTDDPLALFDKIYDKPWTRLGPYLIGMAVGWILFRTNCKIRLPKLTVATAWALAMLNLFVLVFGLYQTDLSQFTAAAYSSLSHSAWALSLAWITIACSTGYGGYINSLLSAPCLYPFSRVTYCAYLVHPIVIRSMALNSDAPLHLGGDLMVVMFFGLTVASYFLSFVVSMSFEAPVVTMLKILSPSRKKRLA; encoded by the exons ATGGTAATGATGGGTCACCAGCAGACGATGCTCGTGCTGGCCTTGCTGCTCTCGCTCCTGGCCACACCCCAGGCGGCCATCGACAAGGACGAGGGCAAgcagtcctcctcctcatccgtCAGGCACAACATCACCGGCGACCAGCACAACGTGATCAACCTGAGCCTACACCCGGGCCTACCCACCACCAACGAACCACCAGCAGCCATCGACCTGACACACGCCCGCCGCCTGCGTGATGCCCTCAACGTGTTCGATCTGACCCTGCTGGCGGATCGTTGGAGCAGCCTGGAGTCCTCCGGCGCCCTGGGCACCAACTGCAGCAGGGACATGCGAAGCTATCTGAGCGCCCTCAGCGACTCCAAGATGTGGGCTGTCAAAA TGGACGATGCTTCCGGCCATTATACATCCGGTTTCTTCTATGGCAACAACTACTGGATGGGTTCGTTAGCCCTTTGCGATGCCATTGACGATGGCCAGACAATGgcagttgctgccgctgccggcaaggacaacaacagcagcagcaggtccgCCGCCTCGGAGGATGCCGCTCACCCGAACCGAAACAGCGGCCTGCCCTTCGCTGCGGCACATACGCAGGCCTACAGCACGGTCTACAATGCACCGCCGCCCTTTGTGCCCGGCTTCTATGTGATCAAAATGCAGCTAAATGAGACGCAGCCCACAGAAGTT ATGCGCACCATTTATGTGGGCATGTGCCTGCCCTCGAGCTGCTCCATTCCCGACATTCACGAGATGAGCAGCTATGCCCGCGTGGAGCTGCCAACGCGGGATCTGCGCGTCCTGGACATACGCGTGCCCACCGACAAGGAGTTTAACATTTGGGCGGACAAGACCTTCTGCCTGCTGAT CGTTGTGTCGGGCATTGTCATGGCGTTGATATGCTGCGGCACCCTGTACGAGATTTATCTGAGGCGTCGCCTCAAGGAGGCGCTACGTCGCCAGGACAAGGAGATGATGAACAACAGCGAGACGAGCTCGGGCATTGGGTGTGCCTCCTCCGACTACAGCGACACCATGACCGCCCACGATGACCCCCTGAAGCAGTCCTCGCCGCACACCTCACAGTCCAGTTCGCTGAAGCAGCTGGACCAGCTGGTGCTCAATCTGCCGCCACCACTGACGGCCCAtgacaacgacagcggcaaTGGGCATCACGATCATCACGTGCACGATCACGAGCGCGAGCACGAGGAGGATCATCACGGGAGCGACAGCAGGAGCCATAACAGCAACTCGGATGAGCATCTGGAGGGGCATCTGCACGAGCCGGAGAAGCTCAGCATCTactcggagctgctgctctccttctCGGCGATCACGAACTTCAATGCGATTTGCGATCGCAATGTGGGCGCCGACACGATACCCTGCATCCATGGCCTGCGTGCGTTCAGCATGGCCTGGGTGATCCTCGGCCACACGTGCATCGTCGTCTTCAAGTACTCGGACAACATGGAGATGCGCAAGAAGGTCGAGCAGAATTTCTTCTTCCAGGCGATCACCAACGGACCGTTCAGCGTGGACACATTCTTCTTCATCAGCGGCTTCCTCATCTCCTACATCTACTTCCGCACCAATGCCAAGGGCAAGCTGAACAAGCTGAGCAAAGGCGCCAATGAGTTCACCGCCGGCACGGCCCACTTCTTTGGCCTTGTGGCCTATCGCTTTATGCGCCTCACCGCCCCCTATCTCTTCGTGCTGGGCGTCGTGCAGGTGACCATGAAGTACCTCGCAGCCTACTCGATCTTCGATCCACCCACCATGGATCACATCACCTGCCCGGACTACTGGTGGCGCAACATATTGTACATCAACACACTGTTTCCCGTCGATGAGATG TGCATGCTCTGGAGCTGGTATCTGGCGAATGATACGCAGTTCTACATGATCGGTGCCATCATTCTGATCGTGGGCGTGCGACACTTTAAGCTGTCAGCCATCACGACGCTGGTGTTCCTGGTGCTCTCGTGGATCACCACGGCGGTGATCGCGTTCACCAACAACCATCGCCCGAACACCGACGATCCTTTGGCGCTGTTCGACAAGATCTACGACAAGCCATGGACCCGTCTGGGTCCCTATCTGATCGGCATGGCCGTTGGCTGGATTTTGTTCCGCACCAACTGCAAGATTCGTCTGCCCAAGCTGACGGTGGCCACCGCCTGGGCCCTGGCCATGCTCAATCTCTTTGTGCTCGTGTTCGGGCTCTATCAGACCGACTTGTCGCAGTTCACGGCCGCCGCCTACAGCTCGCTGAGCCATTCGGCCTGGGCGCTTTCGCTCGCCTGGATCACCATTGCCTGCTCCACCGGCTACGGGGGATACATCAACTCTCTGCTCTCAGCGCCCTGCCTCTATCCCTTCTCGCGGGTCACCTACTGCGCCTACCTGGTCCATCCCATTGTCATACGCTCGATGGCGCTCAATTCGGATGCGCCGCTGCATTTGGGCGGTGATCTGATG GTCGTCATGTTCTTTGGTCTGACGGTCGCCTCCTACTTCCTGTCATTTGTCGTCTCGATGTCCTTCGAGGCGCCCGTTGTCACAATGCTGAAAATCTTGTCACCTAGTCGAAAGAAACGTCTCGCCTAA